The proteins below come from a single Streptococcus canis genomic window:
- a CDS encoding Veg family protein: MSDAFADVAKMKKIKEDIKAHEGQLVELTLENGRKREKNKVGRLIEVYSSLFIIEYNDSSDVPGAINNSYVESYTYSDILTEKTLIRYLEQE; the protein is encoded by the coding sequence ATGAGTGATGCATTTGCAGATGTTGCAAAAATGAAGAAAATTAAAGAAGATATTAAAGCCCACGAAGGGCAATTAGTCGAGTTGACACTTGAAAATGGTCGAAAACGTGAAAAAAATAAAGTCGGTAGATTGATTGAAGTTTACAGCTCTTTGTTTATCATTGAATACAATGATAGTTCAGACGTTCCAGGAGCAATCAATAATTCTTACGTTGAATCTTATACTTATTCAGACATCTTAACGGAGAAAACCTTGATTCGTTACCTAGAACAAGAGTAG
- the rpsD gene encoding 30S ribosomal protein S4, protein MSRYTGPSWKQSRRLGLSLTGTGKELARRNYVPGQHGPNNRSKLSEYGLQLAEKQKLRFSYGLGEKQFRNLFVQATKIKEGTLGFNFMVLLERRLDNVVYRLGLATTRRQARQFVNHGHILVDGKRVDIPSYRVEVGQVISVREKSLKVPAILEAVEATLGRPAFVSFDAEKLEGSLTRLPERDEINPEINEALVVEFYNKML, encoded by the coding sequence ATGTCACGTTATACTGGTCCATCATGGAAACAATCACGTCGCCTTGGCTTATCGCTTACAGGCACAGGTAAAGAGTTGGCACGTCGTAACTACGTTCCAGGTCAACACGGTCCTAACAACCGTAGCAAACTTTCAGAATACGGTTTGCAACTTGCTGAGAAACAAAAATTACGTTTTTCATACGGACTTGGTGAAAAACAATTCCGTAACTTGTTCGTACAGGCTACAAAAATCAAAGAAGGAACTCTTGGTTTCAACTTTATGGTTCTTTTAGAACGTCGCCTTGACAACGTTGTTTACCGTTTAGGTCTTGCAACGACTCGTCGTCAAGCACGTCAATTCGTTAACCATGGTCACATTCTTGTTGATGGTAAACGCGTTGATATTCCTTCATATCGTGTTGAAGTTGGTCAAGTGATTTCAGTTCGTGAAAAATCACTTAAAGTACCAGCAATCCTTGAAGCTGTTGAAGCCACTCTTGGACGTCCAGCATTTGTATCTTTCGATGCTGAAAAACTTGAAGGTTCATTAACTCGCCTTCCAGAGCGCGATGAAATTAACCCAGAAATCAATGAAGCACTTGTCGTTGAATTCTACAACAAAATGCTTTAA
- a CDS encoding TetR/AcrR family transcriptional regulator, protein MVNRKENTRQAILKAMVILLKTESFDDITTIKLAKMAGISRSSFYTHYKDKYEMIDYYQQTFFHKLEYIFEKEYQNKEQAFLEVFEFLQREQLLSSLLSANGTKEIQTFIINKVRLLINTDLQDKFRTEELSQTEKEYRSIYLAHAFFGVCQSWIAKGKKESPQEMARFVLKMLTNS, encoded by the coding sequence ATGGTCAATCGAAAAGAAAACACAAGGCAAGCTATCTTAAAAGCAATGGTTATCTTACTAAAAACAGAGAGCTTTGATGACATCACTACAATTAAACTCGCCAAAATGGCTGGTATTAGCCGGTCGAGTTTTTATACCCACTACAAAGACAAATATGAAATGATTGACTATTACCAGCAGACCTTTTTTCATAAACTAGAGTACATTTTTGAAAAAGAATACCAGAATAAAGAGCAAGCCTTTCTTGAAGTTTTTGAATTTCTCCAAAGAGAACAACTTCTCTCTTCTCTCTTATCTGCTAATGGTACCAAAGAGATTCAAACCTTCATCATCAATAAAGTTCGCCTACTCATCAATACTGATTTACAGGACAAGTTCCGCACCGAAGAGTTGTCTCAAACAGAAAAAGAGTACCGAAGCATCTACCTAGCCCATGCTTTTTTTGGCGTCTGCCAAAGTTGGATTGCTAAGGGTAAGAAAGAATCGCCACAAGAAATGGCACGCTTTGTCCTCAAAATGCTCACAAATTCCTAA
- a CDS encoding YhgE/Pip family protein, with protein MLEELKTLIKNPKLIITMIGVALVPALYNLSFLGSMWDPYGHVEDLPIAVVNHDKPAKMADRSLTIGDDMVDKMSKNKDLEYHFVSANRAQKGLKEGDYYMVITLPENLSQRAATLLNPNPEKLTIRYQTSKGHGMVASKMSETAMAKLKESVSQNITKTYTAAVFGRMTELQSGLKEASIGSQALVSGAKTAQMGSQRLSDNLAGLSGASQRFQQGTNRLTSGLTAYTAGVSQVKDGLGQLSTDMPVYLNGVSRLSQGASQLNHGLVQLTQATTISDDKAKGIQSLVVGLPVLNQGIQQLNAGLSTMQAPKLNIDELGSNLDAIAQAAQQLLAKEAATHKEQLAALQATSAYQSLTAEQQGELTAALSQTDKGETVSAAQTILRSVQTLSTSLQSLSQGGQLDQFKEAIAQIANQSNQALPGASSALTELSTGLAKVNDSLKQQVLPGSGQLTAGLTQLDGHNIGISSGVTKLSEGASALSAKSGELLDGSYQLLEGATKLADGSSQLSQGGHQLTSGLTELSTGLSTLNASLAKASQQLSLVSVTGKNAQAVAKPVVLNEKDKDDVKTNGIGMAPYMIAVSLMVVALSTNVIFANSLSGRPVKGKWDWAKQKFVINGFISTLGSIILYLAIQLLGFEARYGMETLGFIMLSGWTLMALVTALVGWDDRYGSFASLVMLLLQVGSSGGSYPIELSGAFFQRLHPFLPMTYVVSGLRETISLAGNIGVEVKVLTGFLLAFMVLALLIYRPKKTV; from the coding sequence ATGTTAGAAGAACTTAAAACACTTATTAAAAATCCAAAATTAATCATTACAATGATTGGTGTGGCCCTAGTGCCCGCCTTATATAATTTGTCCTTTCTAGGCTCAATGTGGGATCCCTATGGTCATGTAGAAGATCTTCCTATTGCGGTTGTCAATCATGATAAGCCTGCCAAGATGGCTGATAGGTCATTGACAATTGGAGACGATATGGTGGACAAGATGTCTAAAAATAAGGATCTAGAGTATCATTTTGTTTCAGCTAACCGAGCTCAAAAGGGGCTTAAAGAAGGTGATTATTATATGGTAATTACCTTGCCTGAAAATCTTTCTCAGAGGGCGGCAACTCTATTAAACCCCAACCCTGAAAAATTAACGATTCGTTACCAAACTAGTAAGGGGCATGGGATGGTGGCATCAAAGATGAGCGAGACAGCCATGGCTAAGCTGAAAGAGTCTGTTTCCCAAAACATCACCAAAACCTATACAGCAGCTGTTTTTGGAAGAATGACAGAACTTCAATCAGGATTAAAAGAAGCCTCAATAGGCAGTCAAGCACTGGTTTCAGGAGCTAAGACAGCCCAAATGGGTAGTCAAAGGCTCTCAGATAACTTAGCAGGTTTATCTGGTGCTAGTCAGCGATTTCAGCAAGGAACTAATCGTTTAACGTCAGGTTTAACGGCCTATACAGCTGGTGTCAGTCAAGTAAAGGATGGTCTAGGGCAACTGTCAACCGATATGCCAGTTTACCTGAATGGGGTTTCTCGGTTATCACAAGGAGCTTCTCAACTTAACCACGGTCTGGTACAGTTGACACAAGCGACAACGATTTCTGATGATAAAGCTAAAGGAATCCAATCTTTGGTGGTAGGATTACCGGTTTTAAATCAAGGTATCCAGCAATTAAATGCAGGCCTCTCAACGATGCAGGCACCAAAACTTAATATCGATGAGTTAGGGAGCAACTTGGATGCCATTGCTCAAGCTGCGCAACAGTTACTTGCTAAAGAAGCTGCCACTCACAAAGAACAACTAGCAGCCCTACAAGCTACTAGTGCTTATCAGTCATTAACTGCTGAACAACAAGGGGAATTAACTGCTGCTCTTAGCCAAACTGATAAGGGTGAAACGGTGTCTGCTGCTCAAACGATTTTAAGGTCTGTTCAAACCTTGTCAACAAGTTTACAGTCTCTCTCTCAAGGGGGGCAGCTAGACCAGTTTAAGGAAGCTATTGCACAGATTGCTAATCAATCCAATCAAGCTTTGCCGGGAGCAAGTTCTGCCTTAACTGAATTATCAACAGGTTTAGCAAAGGTAAATGATAGCTTAAAACAACAGGTATTACCTGGTAGTGGCCAATTAACAGCAGGATTAACCCAATTAGATGGTCATAACATTGGCATTAGTTCAGGAGTGACAAAACTCTCAGAAGGTGCCAGTGCCTTATCAGCCAAGTCTGGAGAATTACTAGATGGTAGTTATCAATTATTAGAGGGTGCTACTAAACTAGCTGATGGCAGTTCCCAATTGAGCCAAGGTGGTCATCAATTAACGAGTGGATTGACAGAATTGTCAACAGGCTTGTCAACCTTAAATGCTTCCTTAGCCAAAGCATCACAGCAGTTATCACTTGTTTCTGTGACTGGTAAAAATGCTCAAGCCGTTGCAAAACCTGTCGTATTAAATGAGAAAGATAAAGATGATGTTAAGACGAATGGGATAGGGATGGCACCTTATATGATTGCTGTTTCTTTAATGGTTGTGGCGCTTTCAACCAATGTTATTTTTGCTAACTCTTTATCTGGTCGTCCGGTTAAAGGTAAATGGGATTGGGCTAAACAAAAATTTGTTATTAATGGCTTTATTTCAACTCTGGGTTCTATTATTCTTTATTTAGCCATTCAATTATTAGGGTTTGAGGCTCGTTATGGTATGGAAACCTTAGGATTTATTATGTTAAGTGGTTGGACGCTTATGGCTCTTGTCACAGCTTTGGTCGGCTGGGATGATCGATATGGCTCCTTTGCTTCTTTGGTCATGTTATTGCTTCAGGTTGGCTCTTCGGGTGGCTCTTATCCAATTGAGTTAAGCGGAGCATTTTTCCAAAGGTTACATCCATTCTTACCAATGACTTACGTGGTATCTGGTTTACGAGAAACCATTTCATTAGCAGGTAATATTGGAGTAGAAGTGAAAGTCTTAACTGGTTTCTTACTGGCATTTATGGTGTTAGCACTGCTCATTTATCGTCCCAAGAAAACAGTCTAA
- a CDS encoding DUF4097 family beta strand repeat-containing protein, translating to MKNISRKCFMTSVVCIILGAILLGAGYATGGLQNIKHQTAPKKVIKTFDQITALDIDSNFSTITVETGPVQKPTVTYYTHPKFIDPIVATVTGKTLSLSQKPKDLVITGGIEILGFTLNNNRREKNYRSIIITVPEKTSLDEIKGSNVPHTTLSNLTVQKMQFNGNLTLLHTKVKKATITGMLDATKSQLTNLELKADYSFSNLTDSSVENGTISLGNGQLTTKDTTLKAVNIQSLHPGGIKAERATLEDVTFTVSKSKEEEEENDSYDNSAIFTAHALTLKGINTITGGDIDVDITLTEAKAIAYKARTENGKVSLGSQLTPAKIDKESSSDVIAYVAENKAATGNLVVDLNKGDITIK from the coding sequence ATGAAAAATATCTCACGTAAATGCTTTATGACCAGTGTGGTATGTATTATTCTAGGAGCCATTCTTCTAGGGGCTGGCTATGCAACTGGAGGACTTCAGAACATTAAACACCAAACAGCTCCCAAAAAGGTCATCAAAACATTTGACCAAATAACTGCTCTTGACATTGACAGCAATTTTTCAACTATTACAGTAGAGACAGGACCTGTTCAAAAGCCAACAGTGACCTATTACACACATCCTAAATTTATTGACCCTATCGTTGCAACAGTAACAGGTAAGACTCTATCTCTTTCGCAAAAACCTAAAGACCTTGTCATCACTGGTGGAATTGAAATTTTAGGTTTTACTCTCAATAATAATCGTCGAGAGAAGAACTACCGTTCTATTATCATTACTGTTCCTGAAAAGACCAGCCTCGACGAAATTAAGGGGAGTAATGTCCCACATACCACTCTGTCAAATCTAACCGTCCAAAAGATGCAATTCAATGGAAATCTTACCCTTTTACATACCAAAGTCAAGAAAGCTACTATCACTGGTATGTTGGATGCCACTAAAAGCCAGTTAACAAATCTCGAGTTAAAAGCTGACTATTCTTTTTCAAACCTGACTGATTCTAGTGTGGAAAATGGGACCATCAGCTTAGGAAATGGACAACTAACTACTAAAGATACCACTCTAAAAGCTGTCAATATTCAATCGCTACACCCTGGTGGTATAAAAGCCGAGAGAGCAACCCTTGAAGATGTGACCTTCACTGTTTCTAAAAGCAAAGAAGAAGAGGAGGAGAACGACTCCTATGACAACAGTGCTATCTTCACCGCTCATGCCCTTACCCTTAAAGGTATTAATACTATTACTGGGGGTGATATTGATGTTGACATAACCTTGACAGAAGCAAAGGCAATCGCCTACAAAGCAAGGACAGAAAATGGTAAAGTCTCCCTTGGCTCACAGCTGACACCAGCTAAGATTGATAAGGAATCATCTTCAGATGTTATTGCTTATGTTGCTGAGAATAAAGCGGCTACAGGAAACTTAGTGGTTGACCTCAATAAAGGAGATATTACTATTAAATAA
- a CDS encoding DUF1700 domain-containing protein: MTRTEYLAELDKYLRKLPREDYHEAMEYYIEYFDEAGPDKESQVIDDLGSPKEAASEIISTVLGKHLATPGKTPKNQATIIGLTLLSLFAAPIALPVLLALILFIIACLMLGLTAIFAAYVFGLAGILIAGVTLFESLTLLGSSIPAQAMGIGSALLSFGGGILIWIIATAILRFSGRAFVAFIKWISNKKGAQV; encoded by the coding sequence ATGACAAGGACTGAGTATCTAGCAGAACTAGATAAATACTTGCGCAAATTACCTAGAGAAGACTACCATGAAGCGATGGAATATTATATTGAATATTTTGATGAAGCTGGTCCTGACAAAGAAAGTCAGGTGATCGACGATTTAGGAAGTCCTAAAGAAGCTGCCAGTGAAATCATTTCAACTGTTCTAGGAAAACACTTGGCAACTCCCGGAAAAACTCCAAAAAATCAGGCAACAATCATTGGATTAACCCTTTTGTCCCTCTTTGCTGCTCCGATTGCTTTACCAGTATTGCTGGCGTTGATTCTCTTTATTATTGCCTGCCTAATGCTCGGGCTCACAGCTATTTTTGCCGCCTACGTTTTTGGGCTTGCAGGCATTCTTATCGCAGGAGTGACCCTGTTTGAAAGCTTAACCTTGCTTGGCTCATCTATTCCTGCACAAGCTATGGGAATCGGCAGCGCCTTGTTGAGCTTTGGTGGTGGTATTCTTATTTGGATTATTGCTACAGCAATCCTTCGTTTTTCAGGACGGGCTTTTGTTGCCTTTATTAAGTGGATTAGTAATAAGAAAGGAGCCCAAGTATGA
- a CDS encoding PadR family transcriptional regulator has translation MYFPVSATLIEFLILAIVEKNDSYGYDISQTIKLVANIKESTLYPILKKLEKAGFLTTYSQEHQGRKRKYYAVTSSGRAQLIFLKKEWQSYKFALDGIIEGSLRHDKD, from the coding sequence ATGTATTTTCCAGTATCGGCTACCTTGATTGAATTTCTGATTTTAGCCATTGTCGAAAAAAATGATTCTTACGGTTACGATATTAGTCAAACCATTAAACTAGTGGCTAATATCAAAGAATCCACCCTCTATCCTATTCTTAAAAAATTGGAAAAGGCAGGTTTTTTGACAACTTATAGTCAAGAACATCAGGGACGAAAGCGTAAATATTATGCTGTCACTTCTTCGGGAAGAGCGCAGCTGATTTTTCTAAAAAAAGAATGGCAGAGCTATAAATTTGCCTTAGACGGGATTATTGAAGGGAGCTTAAGACATGACAAGGACTGA
- a CDS encoding NUDIX hydrolase, translating to MKDLLKQYQAKPLGEKKRYAVFLPLILINDDWHILYEVRSQYVSQPGEVSFPGGRVENQETLQEAAVRETVEELIVDASQIQIWGEIDYLVQSSRTIHCFVGQLIIDDWKSIQPNEEVDRIFTVPLRQLLVTDPVYYRLEAAPIETTDFPFDRIRNGKDYQFSQQYRSIPFYENLEETIWGMTAQFTQCFIDILKKTTQEE from the coding sequence ATGAAGGACTTATTAAAGCAGTATCAGGCAAAACCACTAGGAGAGAAGAAGCGGTACGCTGTGTTTTTACCTCTTATTCTTATCAATGATGACTGGCATATCTTATATGAAGTGAGAAGCCAATATGTTTCACAACCAGGGGAAGTTTCTTTCCCAGGGGGGCGAGTAGAAAATCAGGAGACACTCCAAGAGGCTGCTGTCCGAGAAACAGTTGAGGAATTAATTGTTGATGCGTCCCAGATCCAGATATGGGGTGAAATTGATTATTTAGTACAGTCATCTAGGACTATTCATTGTTTTGTTGGTCAATTAATTATTGATGATTGGAAAAGCATACAGCCTAACGAAGAAGTTGACAGGATCTTTACAGTACCTTTACGTCAACTACTTGTCACAGATCCTGTCTACTATCGTTTAGAAGCAGCTCCTATTGAAACAACGGACTTTCCTTTTGACCGTATTCGTAATGGCAAAGACTACCAATTTAGCCAGCAATATCGTAGTATTCCATTTTATGAAAATCTAGAAGAGACTATCTGGGGAATGACTGCTCAGTTTACCCAATGTTTTATTGATATTCTGAAAAAAACAACGCAAGAAGAATAA
- a CDS encoding DUF368 domain-containing protein, producing the protein MVSFISRVFKGMIIALGFILPGVSGGVLAAILGIYERMISFLAHIRDHFVENVLFFLPVGIGGILGIALFSYPVEFLLKHYQVVVLWGFAGAIVGTIPSLVAESTKHSKRDQTDMIWLVATFVVSGLGLYFLNDLVGTLPANFLTFILAGVLIALGVLVPGLSPSNLLLILGLYSPMLIGFKSLDLMGTFLPIAIGGILAILAFSKIMDFALTHHHSRVYHFIIGIVLSSTILILIPNSSSSESISYVGASLGTWVTAFLLFALGIWLGLWMSKLEEKYK; encoded by the coding sequence ATGGTTTCGTTTATTTCTCGCGTCTTTAAGGGAATGATTATTGCGCTTGGTTTCATTTTACCTGGAGTATCAGGTGGGGTTTTAGCAGCCATTCTTGGCATCTATGAACGTATGATTTCGTTCTTGGCCCATATTCGTGATCATTTTGTAGAAAATGTGCTCTTTTTCCTACCGGTTGGTATTGGGGGGATTTTAGGAATTGCTCTTTTTTCCTACCCTGTTGAATTTCTGTTAAAACATTATCAAGTTGTTGTTCTTTGGGGCTTTGCTGGAGCGATTGTGGGAACTATCCCTAGCCTTGTTGCTGAATCGACCAAACACTCCAAACGTGATCAAACAGATATGATTTGGTTAGTGGCTACTTTTGTTGTGTCTGGTCTTGGCCTCTATTTTCTGAATGACCTTGTGGGCACTCTTCCTGCTAATTTTCTAACCTTTATTCTAGCAGGTGTCTTGATTGCCTTGGGAGTTTTAGTTCCCGGGCTCAGCCCATCCAATTTGCTATTAATACTAGGGCTCTATTCCCCTATGCTGATTGGTTTCAAATCACTTGATTTGATGGGAACATTCTTACCGATTGCTATTGGGGGAATCTTGGCTATCCTCGCTTTTTCAAAAATCATGGATTTTGCCTTGACCCATCACCATTCCCGCGTTTATCATTTTATTATCGGTATCGTCTTATCAAGTACGATTCTGATTTTAATTCCAAACAGCAGTAGTAGTGAATCTATTTCGTACGTTGGCGCTAGTCTAGGGACTTGGGTAACGGCCTTTCTTCTCTTCGCTTTAGGAATATGGCTAGGTCTTTGGATGAGTAAACTTGAAGAAAAATACAAATAA
- a CDS encoding tyrosine-type recombinase/integrase, with product METETIIHNGKKVIKKIKKDKSISYTLKGTFLGKDIKTGKQVTTTITAKTLKQLDRAIIQARLEFEKNGSTREKVIVIDTLEDLAEEWFKSYKTWVNSHNTLNRVRGYLDNYIIPKFGDYKPDKIESADIQLWLNDLAKKSKESIESGIKRADKGSAKDFGAVIHKLKDIFDYGITNYGLITNPVSTVKIPPKPKSNKQRIMVLHDDGLVIWLNYLESLDNNRANRRFKLICNTLLASALRINELLALTIDDLDFENSSINVSKTLMWKTANKKDGTKGEVICKATPKTDAGNRSVPVPPPIIEKLRDFHHEMNKYLELHNRHRTKLIFPTIYGNYMCDRNERTTLKKRLVGLGLPNYGFHLFRHTHASMLLNAGTNWKELQVRMGHKSISTTMDTYAELAPQRKLEAVGIYLEKIAELTQ from the coding sequence ATGGAAACTGAAACAATTATTCATAATGGCAAAAAAGTCATTAAAAAAATCAAAAAAGATAAGTCCATCTCATACACTTTGAAGGGGACATTTCTGGGAAAAGATATCAAAACTGGTAAGCAAGTCACTACTACCATTACAGCCAAGACACTAAAACAGTTAGATAGAGCAATCATTCAAGCACGACTAGAATTTGAAAAAAATGGCTCAACACGAGAAAAAGTTATCGTCATTGATACACTGGAAGATTTAGCTGAAGAATGGTTTAAATCATATAAAACCTGGGTTAACTCGCATAATACTCTGAACAGAGTAAGAGGTTATCTTGATAATTATATTATCCCTAAATTTGGAGATTACAAACCAGATAAAATTGAATCTGCGGATATCCAGCTTTGGTTAAACGATTTGGCAAAGAAATCAAAAGAGTCCATTGAATCTGGTATAAAGCGTGCTGATAAAGGTAGTGCTAAAGATTTTGGTGCTGTTATCCATAAGTTGAAAGATATTTTTGACTATGGAATTACAAACTATGGACTAATCACTAATCCTGTTAGCACTGTTAAGATACCACCTAAGCCAAAATCAAATAAGCAACGCATCATGGTATTACATGATGATGGTCTTGTAATATGGCTTAATTATCTTGAAAGTTTAGATAACAATAGAGCCAATCGTAGATTTAAGTTAATTTGTAATACTCTATTAGCCTCCGCTTTGCGAATAAATGAATTACTTGCATTGACGATTGATGACCTAGATTTTGAAAATTCTTCTATTAACGTCAGTAAAACATTGATGTGGAAAACCGCAAATAAAAAAGATGGGACAAAAGGGGAAGTTATCTGTAAAGCTACACCAAAAACTGATGCAGGAAATCGCTCTGTCCCTGTCCCTCCCCCCATAATAGAAAAACTCAGAGATTTCCACCACGAAATGAACAAGTATCTTGAATTGCACAACAGACATAGAACAAAACTGATTTTCCCTACAATCTATGGGAACTATATGTGTGACAGAAACGAGAGAACAACTCTTAAGAAAAGGTTAGTAGGTCTTGGATTACCAAACTATGGTTTCCATTTATTCCGACATACTCATGCTTCAATGCTACTTAATGCTGGAACAAATTGGAAAGAACTCCAAGTCAGAATGGGACATAAATCCATTTCAACTACAATGGATACTTACGCTGAATTAGCACCACAACGAAAGTTAGAAGCTGTGGGGATTTATCTTGAAAAGATTGCTGAGCTAACGCAATAA
- a CDS encoding MerR family transcriptional regulator, whose product MNNEKLEQIEQLLQTLIKLIQIKEQNIPLKIIQQRELLKQLNISPNTLKTWEQKGLKRLEPPIEGTRTVFYLLDDIINFLQS is encoded by the coding sequence ATGAATAACGAAAAATTAGAACAAATTGAACAATTATTGCAAACACTTATCAAACTCATTCAAATCAAAGAACAGAACATACCACTAAAGATAATACAACAGCGAGAATTGCTAAAACAGCTAAATATCTCCCCAAACACACTAAAAACTTGGGAACAAAAAGGATTAAAAAGATTAGAACCTCCTATAGAGGGAACTCGAACCGTCTTCTATCTACTAGATGATATTATCAACTTTTTACAATCCTAA
- a CDS encoding replication protein, translated as MAKEQRSTKWTFLFYEESAPENYLNILEELHIPFILSPWHDKDVNRQTGEFKKSHKHGAFFFDSLKSYSQVSNIISDKLNGPAHVEVVMSPTGLFDYFTHAENPDKTPYNIEDIEVGCGFNLEKFLMEMNSSDFIHEVVDIIEENDFTEFEELVWYARANNTNLLGLIIERTYFFAKYLDSRRYNPNRLHNSNTEEKENNE; from the coding sequence ATGGCAAAAGAACAGCGCTCAACCAAATGGACTTTTCTCTTCTACGAGGAAAGCGCCCCAGAGAACTACTTGAATATATTAGAGGAACTCCATATTCCGTTTATTCTTAGTCCTTGGCACGATAAGGACGTTAATAGACAGACGGGAGAGTTCAAGAAATCGCACAAACACGGTGCTTTCTTCTTTGATTCACTGAAAAGCTATTCACAAGTATCAAATATCATCAGTGACAAACTAAACGGTCCAGCACATGTGGAGGTAGTTATGTCTCCCACTGGTTTATTTGACTACTTTACCCATGCGGAAAATCCAGATAAGACCCCCTACAACATTGAGGATATTGAAGTCGGTTGCGGCTTTAATTTAGAAAAATTCTTGATGGAGATGAACTCCTCGGATTTTATACATGAAGTAGTTGATATTATCGAAGAGAACGACTTTACCGAATTTGAAGAATTGGTCTGGTATGCCCGAGCAAACAATACCAATTTATTAGGGCTTATCATTGAACGTACATATTTCTTCGCTAAATACCTAGATTCACGAAGATACAATCCTAATCGACTCCATAATTCAAACACAGAGGAGAAAGAGAATAATGAATAA
- a CDS encoding type IV secretion system DNA-binding domain-containing protein produces the protein MTSQSRDVLNQSYLQSYLLQSLNMALGALMQGETSYTNSFNIVIQADGFIFVPRLPCAYILDDDLYKKIFLIANASLYPQYTLLKQNATYFVPLETDDLHTQRGLFFPWKKGISERLVIPDLDKFSASLPQGKIPIMKYFELNLDKVNHWAIAGNSGSGKSYALTYFLSVLKHMSDLIIIDPKFDTPSRWARENHVAVIHPVENRSKSDFVSQVNEQLSQCATLIQKRQAILYDNPNHQFTHLTIVIDEVLALSEGVNKNIKEAFFSLLSQISLLGRATKIHLFLVSQRFDHNTIPISVREQLNVLLQIGNINQKTTQFLFPDLDPEGIVIPIGHGTGIIQVIDNEHPYQVLPLLCPTYYTKRGIL, from the coding sequence ATGACTTCACAATCTCGTGATGTGCTGAACCAATCTTACCTGCAATCTTACCTGCTCCAGAGCCTAAACATGGCTCTGGGGGCTTTAATGCAGGGAGAAACCAGCTACACCAATTCTTTTAATATTGTTATTCAAGCAGACGGCTTTATCTTTGTCCCTCGTCTACCATGTGCTTATATCCTTGATGATGACTTGTACAAGAAAATCTTTCTGATTGCCAATGCTTCACTTTATCCACAATATACGCTTCTAAAACAAAACGCTACCTATTTTGTCCCTCTAGAAACAGATGACTTACACACTCAGCGTGGATTATTTTTCCCTTGGAAAAAGGGAATTTCAGAACGTTTAGTCATTCCAGATTTGGATAAGTTTTCAGCTAGCTTGCCACAGGGGAAAATCCCTATCATGAAGTACTTTGAACTCAATTTAGATAAGGTTAATCACTGGGCTATTGCTGGAAATTCAGGTTCTGGGAAATCGTACGCTCTCACTTATTTCTTGAGTGTACTAAAGCATATGTCTGACTTGATTATCATTGACCCTAAATTTGATACCCCAAGTCGATGGGCAAGAGAAAATCACGTTGCTGTTATACACCCTGTTGAAAACCGTTCAAAATCAGATTTTGTCTCACAGGTCAATGAACAATTAAGTCAGTGTGCAACTCTCATTCAGAAACGACAAGCTATCTTGTATGATAATCCCAATCATCAATTTACCCATCTAACTATTGTTATTGATGAAGTCCTCGCTCTATCAGAGGGAGTCAATAAGAATATCAAAGAAGCCTTTTTCTCCCTACTCTCACAGATTTCCTTATTAGGACGTGCTACCAAAATCCATCTGTTTTTGGTAAGCCAGCGTTTTGACCACAATACTATTCCAATTTCAGTGAGGGAACAGCTAAACGTATTGTTGCAAATTGGAAATATCAATCAGAAAACTACTCAATTTTTATTTCCAGACCTAGACCCAGAGGGTATTGTTATTCCAATAGGACATGGGACAGGTATCATTCAAGTTATCGATAATGAACATCCCTACCAAGTTCTGCCCTTACTCTGTCCAACCTACTACACTAAACGAGGTATTCTATGA